A section of the Verrucomicrobiales bacterium genome encodes:
- a CDS encoding zf-TFIIB domain-containing protein: protein MDAETLRCPSCGALVSNGAAKCSHCGGALATVACPKCLDLMFLDAKFCPGCGTSAFQWQPRPGNLPCPECARVMLEGQIGPLQVQQCGHCHGIWLDSATFAQVCRDAGSQSAVLGDASRAEESPVGLPSTKVRYRKCPSCTNHMNRVNFARCSGVVVDVCGGHGTWFDHLELQRIVRFIHSGGLERSRAAEVEHLERERQRLIRAREDNRHVPSTYSGGSDVEDLVLWGAISAAGSLLSMLLKK, encoded by the coding sequence ATGGATGCCGAAACCCTTCGCTGCCCGTCTTGTGGTGCTCTCGTCAGCAACGGGGCGGCCAAGTGCAGCCATTGCGGGGGAGCATTGGCCACCGTGGCTTGCCCTAAATGCCTGGACCTCATGTTCCTTGATGCCAAGTTCTGTCCAGGATGCGGGACGTCGGCGTTCCAATGGCAACCTCGTCCGGGCAATCTCCCCTGTCCTGAGTGTGCTCGGGTCATGCTCGAAGGTCAGATCGGTCCACTCCAAGTCCAGCAATGTGGCCACTGCCACGGAATCTGGCTGGATAGCGCGACCTTCGCCCAGGTGTGCCGAGACGCCGGCAGCCAGTCAGCCGTGTTGGGGGATGCGTCTCGGGCCGAAGAATCGCCGGTAGGCTTACCCTCAACGAAGGTGCGCTATCGCAAGTGCCCGAGCTGTACAAACCATATGAACCGGGTCAATTTCGCCCGCTGCTCGGGCGTCGTCGTCGATGTCTGCGGCGGACACGGAACCTGGTTTGACCACCTGGAGCTGCAACGAATCGTTCGATTCATTCACTCCGGAGGCCTGGAACGCAGCCGGGCGGCAGAAGTGGAGCACCTCGAGCGGGAACGCCAGCGCTTGATACGAGCTCGGGAAGATAACCGGCACGTCCCATCAACCTACTCGGGGGGCAGTGACGTCGAGGACTTGGTGCTGTGGGGAGCCATCAGCGCCGCAGGCAGCCTGCTCAGCATGCTGCTGAAGAAGTGA